The genomic window CATCTGATCATCATAGAAAACAACAAACTGCTGAGATACCTGAGTCAGGATCTGAAAAATCAACATAATTAACAAATCTGATGCCTCCAGTTGATCCTCCAGTTGATGCcatactttctttttctttctttgatgcAAAACGATTTGCTGCCTCTGGAAGACGTTCAGCCATAGTTTTCATGGAATCAAGCCACGTTTTGTTTTCTGTAgtaaaattcaagaaagaagaTAATGCTACATGCAGCACAAATTCTTTGGTCTTCATACCTTGAGTGTTCACATAACATTAAGCAGTTTTGAAACCAATTCTATGATTAATGACTTTATAAAAACAGAGCAATTAAATGTTTGCTTTGTTGTCTTCAACAGTTATGTGTTCATGTTGATTTTGAACGTTTTTTGTGTCATTTCCATGTCTAACAATTAAATTGTATACCATATaaaattgtgtttgattttctgCACTCATTGATTGAATGTTCACTTCAATTTCTGGAAGATCATGCACAATAATGTGTTAGCTTGGTGAAACAGACGCTGGAGAGTTTTGCTCTCTTTTTAGTAAAAAGCAGTCCCCATGAGCCTAGGGCTTAAACCATAAAGAGTAGGTTAATACTTACTTGGCTGTTGAGAAGGTGAGTTTCCAAATCCTTCCATCTTCTTTCCTGTTGGTCCCCTCATTGCTACAGTTATAGACAAGAATTAAGCAGAGTTAGATCTTTCCCCAAGGTATTTCTGGTTACTAGTGAATTAGTCTGTACCATGCACATAATTCAATTTTAGCCCCTGTTggattaaccttttaactcccaagatctgattgtgaattcCCTCCTCaagctactacacatttcctttaaattggttatgagaatttgttgttagatcaagataaaaccttctaactgataagtttgagtattctcattacctgtttgctgggtaatgtatGGGTAtcatggggagaagttacatgttaatcacttctgggagttatagggtAAAACCACTATAACTcactttctccttttttttttcagaagatacCAAGTGTTTGCAGTCTAaagtcaaccctttaactcccagaagtgatcaacaagtaacttctctctataatatccatgcattatcccacaaacaggtaatgagaatactcaaactgatcagtagaagttgttttcctaatctaacaccaaattctcataactaattgaaggggaaatgtgtagcagctggaggggagaattaacaatcagatcttgggagttaaagggttaaatacaggttaacttttcaaaaaacagtcatttccttctgaaaaataattcatCTTTCTCCTTGCTTATCAGAGATGTTACATGAATCTTGCAGATGTGATTTCCAGCCACACTGACTGTTTATTTCATAGTAAATGCTGTGTGGTAAGCCTTCTCAGCACTACAAAATGTATCATGAAATACTACCGATACTTGCTTTTTACTTTTGacatgtgatttttttttcttggtgaCCTTATTTTGAATCACAGTTGCCCAATAgcctttttaaaaaatgctcAGCTCAGAGCCTTGGCCCTGAGGCAAGTCCTCCTCTATCTTAGCAGCCAGTCCCCCTTCCTTTCACTCACCATGCATGGTTGAAGTTCCACTGCTCTCAACATTGAAGAGAAGTGCAATTAACTCCTACAAGACaaagtaataattattattaatataaaccacacaggtgaatagcGCTCTTCTTACATGCTGACTAACTGGTTCAAAAGTGATTAGCAAATATTATTCACCTCTGAGcagctgaagagacaaaattgtatgTCTACAATGTAAATTCTAACCATTTTTTGTTataatgacagaaaaaaaacatttttttgtttctgtttagtAGATACTCAAACAGTTATTCACTCCATTgtcagtgaaagtggtggatgTTTACCTTGCCACAAATATTCACCTCCTCTTCAGagaacaaaacaacaacttgacaTTACATAAACTTTCATaaaggtaaattgaatgaaaatgttCCAAACAGTCGCATGGGAGATCAGGAAAAACCACAAAATGAACACTGCTAACATTTAGTCTTTTCCTTAACAAAAATACATTCCTTTGTTAACGGATTTCTAAGTCTTGCAGTTATCACAGGCTGCAGTGTAAGCTGAGCTTTTACTAACAGTAACGAAACTAAAACTGCTTCCTATGTTCTCCTTTTGAGTTCTTACACAACCTTCTCACacaccagtatgcatattttctatATTATTCTCTATACACTTCccaaggagctgacaaggagaatttatctataaatcaaaagctttttaatttgtgatcatttctaCTATTCTCAGGAcattaatgtttaattcagaggtgatactgtaaggagaaattaaatgctagtcactcttggtgAATAAAGGATAACTTCTTGTGTTGACAACTTGGGCAGTTTTGGAAGAGCAAATTCCTTGTTAAGTATAATAATTATCCAATTATTAATTGgaattcataaattttataACTCACTGATGCTGCAGCTCTAACTCGTTGATTGAGAGCATCACCCTGTAAATGATCCAACTGACCAGTAAAACCtacaaaggaataaaaatgcAGGAGATTAATTCAAATATAGCACATTTAGCTCAAAAACATACTTGGTTTTAATGCCAGTTTAACCCTTTAGTTTCCAAGATTTGATTATCCATTCTCCCATCTATCTGctaaattaatcaaaactataacacaATTCTCGAATGTGTTTGGTTATTGccagcccaatttgagcactaataagACAATGAatgcatcatgcttgtaattggacagtgtaacaGGACAGTTGACATATCATGCTCGTGTAAGTAGACAGAACGTGTCATGCGCATGGGCTTTTGTTGCACCTTTTGCCGAGttacctatttttttttttttggaaacataTGACCAAAGTCTAATTTCTGTCTTGAactttgtcatagttttgattaattggtaacaggattttATGTCATCCACTTCTGTTGGTAATCATCCCCATGATTACCAAACCTGACTCCTGCTTTGCAGTCTTGGGATTTGCtcaatcactcatatgattacagactgaattggactccactcagtcctattaccattataaattagTAATAACACTTTGTGTTAAaccaagataacaacttctccCTGATAACTAtgagaattctcattacctgtttcatggataatgtgtggatattagatagagaagttgcatgttaatcacttaagGATGTTGAAGTCAATTACCTTAGACAGAGACAGGATATACAGATACAAAAATCTAGATCTTGTAAATTTTCCTACGACAGTGTTTATTCTATTTGTTagaatgaaaggaaaacaaagttTTGGTCATGGTGACTTGAATTCTTTACTCATCACTTACTTATTCTAAACAAACACAAGGTAAAAATTTTGGAAACTACAATGGTAAACAGGGgttaagttttttaaagaaactgtagtaCTGCATTGATGGCcatattacaagataatttggtctAATCAACTAAGTTTATAAATGTAAATAGGCCAATGTTAAGATGATGTTGTAAGGGTTAgctcttcatcagagcaaatgtcagcttttaaaactcTTCAAGTTGGCTGATTTACAATATCAGCCAGATTGACAAAGCTAAAttatgtgaatatgaaagtgatctccccagtaatgaacactacttaagcagtggtgaaaCTAAGGCTAGTGTCcattactgtgaagattgctttcataaaaaataagGCAAGTAGTGCTCATTCCTGCAAAGATTGCtctcatattcacgtctttatccgcagttcaaatatatgactttcatacaTTCATAGtcatttaaaactaaattatcttacAATGCTTAAAACCCTGGGAAGTAACTCAATGCTCAACTGGCCTCATGATGTTTTACATTAATGTCAATCCACCCAGAAGAGAGGGAGGacagaacagttttttttttaagaagaatcCCTGACTAGCACTGTGACCAGCTAATACTGACAGTAACTGtaccaaaaaaacaattaactaaCCACTGAAGTGGAGGTGGCAAGTGATGCATATTAACTGAGCCATGAAGGCTTGGTAAATATCctccaaaaaaataatatacattGTAAACTCACTGTGAATTCACAAGTACTTACTTTCAGTTTCTCTGACAATATCAGCTTTATGCCGTAGAGCACTTCTGAACTCAGAATGACCATTGCTTCCAACATAGCACAAAATCTTTAGTACCTGCAGgcagagaaaaaatttgaacaattgaTAACATATTAAGTGTTTTATGTCATGGTACAGTAAAGGTCTTCCTCTTTTGTCATGGTCTTTTAAATTGTAAGCATCCATCCCTCTGTTACAAATCTACTGTATATTGACAAGGCACTAATCATGTATATTAGGAAAATTTCTCATGGAAGactcccttaaccctttcactcccacaagtgatcaagacagaatttctacttacaatatcaataccatatcaagcaggtaggtgatgagaatagagaagaatatcaattatgagattattagttgatccaatagcaaattttccttaattctcatgagcTTAATAAATGGTTGAGCACTGTTTCTTTAGGGAGCAATTCTCTTAAGGTTTAAAGGTTAAATGATCCCTGTTTCCTTATCATTTACAGTCATATCACAGACCTTGTACTTGATATATGGTGATTGCCTCTTCAGTCTACTAATGAAAAAATCTAACAGAGAATTGCAGCTGCTGAGTGATTCATATGTTATacctaaaatatttattaaggAAACCTTCCATCTGTCTTTAATGGCACAAAACTGGACAACCAACTGACTTAgattgataaaaaacaaaagactaaTCCCTCATCAGCTGGTAGGGCAcacacaaaatgttttttaatatgTACCAGCAGATTTATCAAAGCAAATTTCTGCTCTTAATGGAACAGATAATGCCAATTATGGGACACAAGAAGTTATCTTTGGTTGGCATAATCTTAAGGCTACTTCTTTTTCCTATCTCCACAACCACCTGCTAACTGAAGCACAACAATCCAATTTGTTGTTTAGAAATGATGATTTAAAGCACTTAAATGGTTAGATTATAAATTGGTTGACAACAATTCAATTGTGATTGTCTGGAATGAATCAAACAGAAAGATAGTTTTGTATTCTGATACATGGGTattttaagaaacattttgaaaaagacaTTTACTAAAATTATTAGTTATTAAAACAATCTCCACAGTGCACCATGCACTGCTCAGTCAGCTCTTAAGAATCTTTATTTTGCACAGATTGCTGTGGCTTTCAAAAAACCAGTACAATTTTACAATAAACCAAGAAGCCAGTTTCATTCATAGATAATattaacaaggtaatttagtatgatcaacaataacataaattggccactgtaaagagtttcatagctgatatttcaagcattagccctttatCAGGGTGAATGATGAAGAACTAATCCTCAAAACTCTctggtaatactaaattaccctgttatactctccaatGGAcataacaccacagtttcttaagaaacttacccctttaacaGTATTGCCATTCTAATTTTACGGAAGCCCTCAAGGGAAGTATGTCTAGTCCCCTGCCCACTAAATATTCTTTTTCCCAAGCCCCCTCCATTCATCAGGCCTCCCTGACAATTCATTTGCACCCATTTATACTCACGCACGGAGGGCGGCAATGTGAGAGGTGCCTGGGCCAAGACTACAATACAATGACCTGACTAGAGCACACACTCACACCTTATGACCTGGAGTCCAGGTTGTACAGTGCTAGGCCACCTGTCTATCTCAGGTAGTTCTGATTATAGGGCACCTTTTACTCCTGAGTGCAAGTCTTACATTTCTTTGCGTAACAAGCAACCACTGCTTTCCAGTAATAAATACAATTGAGACGCAATGGTAACCCAAGTCTGTAAACATATATAAACTGACAAATGAAACTTCCAACTAAAATTAGTAACTAGCACAGATAGCATTATCGAACAATCAGGGTCATAAAGCATATATCTTTTCAACTAATTTGGTTCACAGGATACTAGTAATTTCCTGATACATGTAACCAGAAGTTGGATTATTATCGTCTGAAGTGGCTTTCATCAGCAATGGAAtctgtacatgaaaaaaatgttgattaaGAAAATTCCGATGGTTTCAATCCCAAGTTCAAGTgctcaaaccaaagtaataGCAACCCTGAAACAATGAATGCTTCAAATAATAAGTAAATAGTTActaaatttctctttaaaggAGATTAGTaccttttttgcaaaagaaactTTCTCTGAAACTTTCTCCATCGCACTGCTAGCCATTTGAGCGGCCATTTTAAAACCTACTCCTGCAAGCCGTGTGCGATGcggttttcctttaaaataaacGACgtcatgtaaaagaaaaaaaaacaggagaCTTGATAGCGAGGTAGATAAATACACCAAAGGTTTGTCCTGCCGCTTTATGCTGTTAAGAGGCAAATTCAGAGCGAAATTGTCTCAGTTCTACAAATTTAATGGATTAGGAAGCTTTGGTCTTATCGCCAAAGCAAGTTTCTCTGTTGTTGGTGGGTGAACttgtttatatttcttcttCAGTGATTTGATTACGTAACTGGTTGCCTTAAGAAGATGCTTTGTCGAGAACTTTTTCCCGATTATTAGATTACGCTTAGCATTTTTTCAGTTAGACATATAGGTAAGAATATTAAGTGAGCAACTTTGTGTTTATGGAACAAACCTTGCAGCCTAAATGCTTGCCTGGGCGAAAATGTTATAATAACACAAAATCGTAACACATGTATTGGCGGTGACAAATGCAACCACGAGCTTACGTAGGAAGATTCAGTTAACAGTTGGACTTGAGGgcattttattcacaaaagaGCAAGAAAACTTGTCAACGTAGATTCTTGTTGCATAGtgatattttagaaatttgagCAAGTAGTCACGTACGTGGGTAACAATTATCACTATTGTAGATCGTATTGAATATGacgaattatttttttctatctttgacagtctgcaaaaaaaaaaaaaccacgatTAATGCTTTATCAATCAATGGGCTTTACTTTGCAATAAGATTGATTCAGATTTTGTCTTCATGCCAagtgtttttgttattatatcACCCCATGCAGTCTAGACGCCCTTGCCCTCTTTAGCAATTATATTTGCACGCCTTTCAGCTCGTGCCTACATAAGTTGTGTCACAGTGGAAAGGAGCCTTGTAGAGGACCCATAACAGTTCTTCCTTGCCGGTCAGCTGTCAGCCTTTTTTCACTCTTGCACTTTTTCACAGACATACAAAGCAAGCACTGAAGACAAATGGCACACTTAATATTTTGAATATCagctttgttgttattttacttaaattttttttcacagtaaTTTGATATGCTAAGAAAGCACTGGCAAGATGCAATAAAAGCTTAGTTGCAACATATTTTTTACTTGATACACTCAGTAAACCCTTTGATTCCCATaagtgactgagacagaatttctccttacaatatcaatacaatctcAAGCAGTTATGtgatgagaaggaaaaaaaaacggcagTTAAGGGATTTTTCAGTTGaaccaataccaaattctctaaacttacaataagaattgtatgccaaacagtaaggagaattactgattagatcttgggagggaAGGGTTAAAAGTTTGTACATTTTACCCTATCTTGCAGGGGTAGTAGATTACACTGTTTGAGTGATGTACTCTGTctgaaatatttgaaactgtggtgctaaagctttttatctcttttttccTTGATTCAGTCATCATGGCAGCAGTTATGGACACTGGCTTTGCATCATCACCATCAATGGCTTGTGAAGCAGACTGGATGGGTTTGAAAGTCAATCTGTTCGCTTTTGATTTTGATGGCACTTGTACTCAGAAGGACACGACTAGTCTCCTTTACAAGGCATCAGAGAGGTATCGATCGTCTACTCAAGCCGAAATGAAGATTATTGACGAACGCTGGATAGAAATTGGAACCATTTACTGGAAAGGCCTCCAAGAAACTGTTTCAAGGTCAATGGCTCTTCACACAGATCCCAATTCTTTGCCATATTTTAATGAGAGAGGTTTGAGGTCATTTCTTCAAGAGGTGAACAAATACAACATGGCAATGATTAAGAAGGTAGAAGCAAGTGAAATCCTCAAAGGTATATCTAAGGAAGGCATCAAAGAAATTGCAAAGGAAGTGAAGCTCAGTCCTGGATGCCTGAACGTTCTCAATCACATCAACTTGCCGCTGCACTTAATATCAGTCAACTGGTGTCAGGAGTTAATCCAGGCCAATTTAGATCATCTCAGGCATGTGAACATTTTTGCAAACAGTTTCCCACTTGAAGGTGAATTATCATCGGGCCATGTGGGAAAGAAAGTGACAAGTCCTTTTGACAAGGAAACAATATTTCAGGATTTGGTCCACAAGCTGTCTACTGACAGTTCAAATGGCATCTCAGTTTTTGTGGGCGATTCCATTGGAGATATACTGGCCATGTTAAAAGCAGACGTTGGAATCGTGGTTGGGAAGAGTCATACCTTGAGGAAGGTGGCCAAAGCATTTGGAATCAAGCTCCTTCCTTTGCAGGAAATTCAGAAGATGACAGGGAATGGATGCCAGGAATTTGCTACCCCAAAAGAGAGAGGAATTCTGTTTGAGGCACCATCATGGAATGAAATTGGATTCACTTTGTTTGGGACAAGATACATTCCAAATAAGTTCTAGAATGTCAAATTAGAACcattcttttccttcaaaaggaaatgaaagagaTCATAGGAGATCCATGCCAAAGTTGATTTACAACAGAAATGAGCTTTAAAAGATCTATGTGACACTATGTAGTGCACCATAGGACAACATGTTGACTTTATTGTGATTCAATGGTATTAGGTAGGGATAATTAGGAACAGTGTGGGACTGATGTgcaaagaaagacaaacaaacacgaTTTTGACAAAGCCAACCTTACTTGTAGTTTCTTTTAGAGCATACATTCTCTATAAAGCCCCAACCTTTATAAAATGAAACTCATAAATAAGATATACATGTGATCTTTCTTGCATTATCAATACTCTATTCAGAAATAGATGATGCCAGTAGCCATTGACTGTCATCTcagtttagaaaaaaattcttctaacttatttaaaaggaaatgtatggcTGTTAGAGGGGAGAATCTTGAATTAGATCATAACAGTTAAAGGCTTAAAATAGAACTACAACAGTGTCCTAATTTGAAACAGTATCTGAAGGTAATGACTGGGcaattcaaaagctttttgttTCTAAGAAGAGATTTCCAAATAGGCATTGCTCTACAAGATGACATAAAAAACCCTAATGGGTTTAGAAGACATAAAAGTTTAATCAACAATGGGGTGGGGTATTTCCTTATTTAAGGAGTAAGCTATTCATTAGAGATTACTGCAGATATTTCATGCGAGTTAACTGCAATTAAATTTGATGATTTGGAAGAATTGGTGGGTGGTGAACATGTAAATATCTTAATGATAAACATTGTCATTTAATTCATggatgaaatttattttgttggtGTGAGATTGATGGGTGTTGATTAGATTAAAGAAGCAGAACAAGATATCAACAGTGAATTTGCCATTCTATTGAACAATATTGGATGCCTTCTGACCATTATTACAAATGTGATATTGAACGACACTGCAAAATGTGAAACatccaaagaaaatttttgaacttGATTTGCTCAACTTCTTATTGGGTATAATTAACAGCTATTCACCAAAGCagaggtggctagtggtggatattaaTTGAACCACAAATTGGCTATGTTATTGTCCACTTCCAGCCACTGTCATGGTTGAATAGTTggtttagtatatactaatacAGTGAGATAACATAggacaaaaatatgattttaccTTGTTTATTCCTATAATGATAacatagcacaaaaagatgattttactttgtttattcCTATAATGATTATAACATTTTTGAGCACAAATCCCATGCGTATTacttggaggtgaatagcaaaggataagtagccaatcagagcacacctTCATTGCAATTCACTGTTTAAGTATAAACTAGTTTCTAAAAGCAAATTCAATGGCAGATCTCTCCCTTAAAGGAAGGGGTGCCacttattacaaaatatttcacaaaaaaacatcttgTTACCTAGGTCTTACagtctttgattttgtttccaTCTCCCCTTTTATCCATTGTATCATGAACCTGTACATTCATTTTACACAGTTGGAACCAGTCTAGTGACATGGTTTGAGGGCCAGCATTAACCTGGGCTTGATTGTTGGAAGGCTGATGAGTGCCAACccagagttaaattttaatccaggtttccttactgctttgttaaaaagcctttttaggataattttctctattctctaacaggcatccaatcatcaaatcttaaacaaaacaaattgtaatgaattttctttttcagatctGATAAATGATTTCACACTAACCAAaaggttatcttaacccagctttgaacaatgTGGCCCAAGGCTAAAGACAAGGACAGCCTAAgttaaagtaaaacttaatttttccttaagtCTTAGTTTCCTTTCCATCCTTTCTGGGTGAAAGTTTCTTCTTAGTTTCCTTCTCAAGTTTTCCTTTGGTCCTCCTTCGACCTTCAGgacagatcttggagttaagaCAGAACTCGCACATTGGACTTACAGGAAGACATGTCTGTTGGCCAAATCCAACCAACAATACATTCAGTTCATCCCACTCCTCtctgcaaaacagaaaaagaattcACTCATTTAGTCTCTGAAACCAGATAGTCAAGGTTTATTATGCATCTAGAGAACCTTGAATCTAGGTCTGAAGGTccttaaagttttcctttttccattcTGCTCTTTGAAAGTCAGGAAGAAACAAAAGCCTGTTTATCTCAAGATATTTGTAAAAGTTGTGCGGAACTTGCACTTGCACTTGTGAAGAGTATTTGCATAACTTGCTGTCGTTCAAAATCACTTTTACCTTGGAAGCCAGCTTTCTACAGCAATTCTAGTTTCCTCTGGCAGTTTAGTCGGTTTTTTGACCCATCCCAGTCTGTTAGAAATTCTATGAACATGAGTATCAACTCCAATTCCAGTCACTTGTCCCCAAGCCACATTCATGGTGATATGCGCCATTTTTGGGCCCACACCTGGAAGTTTGACCAGCTCTTCTACTGTTGGTGGAATGTCTCCATTGTAATTCTCAGCACAAATTTTAGTGGCATTCTTGATG from Pocillopora verrucosa isolate sample1 chromosome 8, ASM3666991v2, whole genome shotgun sequence includes these protein-coding regions:
- the LOC131795469 gene encoding uncharacterized protein — encoded protein: MLLRGKFRAKLSQFYKFNGLGSFGLIAKASFSVVVIMAAVMDTGFASSPSMACEADWMGLKVNLFAFDFDGTCTQKDTTSLLYKASERYRSSTQAEMKIIDERWIEIGTIYWKGLQETVSRSMALHTDPNSLPYFNERGLRSFLQEVNKYNMAMIKKVEASEILKGISKEGIKEIAKEVKLSPGCLNVLNHINLPLHLISVNWCQELIQANLDHLRHVNIFANSFPLEGELSSGHVGKKVTSPFDKETIFQDLVHKLSTDSSNGISVFVGDSIGDILAMLKADVGIVVGKSHTLRKVAKAFGIKLLPLQEIQKMTGNGCQEFATPKERGILFEAPSWNEIGFTLFGTRYIPNKF